From the genome of Ferrovibrio sp. MS7:
ATGAACGGCATGATGTCTGGCTCATAGCGACCAGCAAAGGGGTTGCGCAGCACAACAGCAATGCCGGCACGCAGCAGCGGCTTCTCCGGGCGCGGTCCGCCTTCATGGAAGGCTTCCTCAACACTCAGGTAAAACTTACGCACATCCACGCGACTCATGCCACACCCCCTGCCCTATCGACCAGCATTGCCTCTCCGCCCACCACGTGGGTTTCGCCTTGCAGCGAAAGATAGGCCGCCTGGACCAGGCCCTTGCGTTTCAGATCATGCGCCACCGCGGCGCCGGACGACAAGGCTTCAAGTACCAGTGCAATCGGCAGCGTACTTACATTCTCGGTGACCAGCAGATCGCCGAGATCGGAATCCGGTTGCAAATCGGATGCCACGCGCCGCGTGATTGCCGGATGCTCAGCATTCACCGCATTGGCGATGACAGTGGCGGCGGCATCGGCTTCCGACGCGCTGCGGGCCAGCACTGTCACCGCATCGGCGATGCCACGCGAGAAGGAGCGGCCGCGCCAGCCCGAGGTGGCAATGCCACGACAAGGCGTGCTGGCGCGGATTTCAGCACGCGCATCGATATGCGGCTGATCGACATTGCCCACCACGCCGGCAGTGAAGCTCTCATTGCCTTCCAGCAGCAAAGCAATATCGCCACCATTATTCACATAAGCCTTGCGCAAACCGGGTGCGGCGGCCATGACGGCGATGATCTCTTCCGCTACCGAGCCGGCCACCGCCGCCATCGGCGTGATGAACATGCTACGATGCGGCCAGCAGGCAGCGGCCATGCGCCGCGCCACCCTGCCGCGCAGCAACGGATGCGCGTCGCCCAGCGGCTGGCGCAGCAGCGGCAATTCCGCCACCAGCTCATCCAGGATGGTCTGGAAGCGCGCCCAGGCATTGGTATAGGCGGCCTGCTCGGCATCGGCTGTGCCGAACGCCTCGATCACCAGATCGATCGGGCCATGCTGCAGATGCAGGCGCCTGCCCTGCCCGGATTGCAGCCATGCCGCCTGCGGTCCGGTCATGTAGTGCCGCCTTGATTAAGGCGGGTCAGGCGCGGCTCGCGCAGCACGTCCTCCAACCGCACCACATGATCCATATGACCACCGAGGGCCGCGTAATCCTCGCGCGTCATGGTGAACTCAATCGGCGCGACCAGGGCCGGCGTTGGCACATAGCCGAAGGAATTATCCGGCATCGCCAGCACATCCACCATGTAGGTGATGCCACCGCCGGGCCAGACAAAAACCGGTGCGCCGCCGGAGGTGACGCGGGTGAGCCGGTCCTTCACGCTGATGGTCAACCGCACCGGATTCTCGGTGACGCCGGCACGCAAGGAACCGCCGGCACCAGCCATGAACAGCACGGTGCAGAGCGACGGCTCGCAATTCTCCGCGATACGCTCCACCACCTTGGTGATCGGCGCCGGCATCTCGGCCGGCTGCGGCTTCAACTGCTCGTCCAGTACATACCAGGCGCTATGTTCGCCGGTGGTGGAAACCATCAGCAGCTTCATGCCCGGCCAGGCGGTCTTGGCGTCGATGCTTTCGATGATCTCCAGCGGATCGGAGACATTGGTGCCGCCCCAGCCCAGGCCCGGTTCAGCGACCTGGAAATAGCGGCCCGGCGTGGATTTGCGGCCCCGCACACGGATGCCGGCGGGGCGCATGTCGAGGAAACGGCCGGCCTGATGTTCGGTCAGCACGCCGGTGATGTGGTCGTCGACCACGATCACCTCATCGGCATGGCCATGCCATTGCTTGGCGAAAATCCCGATAGTGGCCGAACCGCAGCCAACCCGCATGCGCTGCTCCGGCGTGCCGTTGACAATCGGCGCATGGCCGGCCTGCAGCACCACTTCCGAGCCGCCATCAATGGTTACCGTCACCGCCTGCTTGTTGGCAAGCTTCAGCATCGCATCGCAGGTGGTGGTGCCTTCCTTCTTGCTGCCGCCGGTGAGGTGATGCACGCCGCCCAACGAAAGCATCTGCGAGCCGTATTCCATGGTGGTGACATGGCCGATGGCCTCGCCATTCACCCGCACCGCCGCCTGCTCCGGCCCGAGATAGCGGTCGGTGTCGATTTTCACCTTGAGGCCGCAATAGCTGAAGATGCCTTCCGTCACCACCGTCACCATATCGACGCCCTGGTGTTCGGAGGCAACGATGAAGGGCGCCGGCTTGTAATCGGGATAGGTGGTGCCGGCGCCGATGCCGGTGACAAAGGCAGGCAATGGTGCCGGTGCCATCATCTGGCCGTCCCAGGCTTCGCTGCCGGCGAGGAATGGCACCACGTTGCGGCCCGCGCTTGCCGCCTGCTCGGTCACCACCAGCGGATCGACGCGGGTCAGCACGCCCTCCACATTGGCATAGCGGTCGCAGGCGCCGGTCTTGCCGATACGGATGCGGCACAGCACCGGACAGGCATCGCAGCGGACAAGGTCCGAGCCCTTCGGCGTGGCGAGTTCGTTCATTCCGCCGCCTCCTTCTGCCTGGTCAGGGCGCGCAGCCGGTGCGGCAGCAGCGGCACCTGGGTGACGCGCACGCCCACCGCATCGCGCACCGCGCCGAGAATGGCCGGCGCGGTCGGCACCAGGCCAGGTTCGCCGACACCCTTGGCGCCATAGGGGCCAAGCGGCTCGGCATCCTCGATCAGCAGCACCTCGATCTGCGGCATGTCGCCGACCGTGGGGATGAGATAATCGTGCAAATTCTCGCTGCGGCCGGGGATATATTCCTCCATCAGCGCCAGGCCCAAGCCTTGCGCGATGCCGCCGTGGATCTGGCCTTCCACCTGCTGCGGGTTGATGGCGCGGCCGACATCATGCGCCGCCACCATGCGCAGCACCTTCACCTTGCCGAGTTCGGGATCGACCTCGACCAGCGCGATCTGCGCCGCGAAGGCATAGGTGGCATAGGGAATACCCTGGCCATTGGCATCCAGCGGCGTGGTCGGCGGATCGAAACGGCCCTCACCCAGCAGCACATCTTCGCCGGCAACACGCGGCAACGTATCCAGCGCCACGCGGTGCGTGGTGCCGCCATCCTCGATCAGGAGTTTGCTGCCCTCGAAGCGGAACACGGCCTTCTCGCCGGCATTGACCAGGCGCAGGATCTGGCTGCGCAGGTCGAGGCCGGCATATTCCGCCGCCTTGCCGGAAACGAAGGTCTGGCGCGAGGCCGAGGTCTTGCCGGCATCGGCGGTGCGGTCGGTATCGCCGGTGATGAGGTCGAACAGCGCCATCGGCGCCCCCACCGCATCGGCGGTGATCTGCGTCATGATGGTGTTGGAGCCCTGGCCGACATCGAGCGCACCGTTATAGAGCGTGAAGCGGCCATCGGCGCGCAACGCCACGCGCATAATGGAGGGATTCGACATCGAGGTGTTGCCGATACCGTACCACATGCAGCCGATGCCGACGCCGCGCTTCAGCCCCTTGCGCCGGGCGTTGAACCGTTGCACCTCGTCCTGCATCGCGCGCCAATGCGGCGCCAATGCATCGAGGCAGGCCGGCAAGCCGGCGGAATGTTCCAGCACCTGGCCGGTGGCCGTGGCCTGGCCGGCGCGCAAGGCATTGCGGCGGCGGATTTCCAGGCGGTCGATGCCGAGTTTTTCGGCCAGATCATCCAGCAACGCCTCATGCGCGATGGCAGCCTGCGGCACGCCGAAGCCTCGGAAGGCGCCCGATGGCGGCGCGTTGGTGAAAAAGGCGCGGCCCCAGTTATGCACATGCGGCACATGATACGGCCCGGTGGCATGCACCGGCACGCGGTTCGCCACCGTGGGGCCCCAGCTCGCATAGGCGCCGGTATCGAAATCGGCCTTGGTTTCCACCGCGACCAGAACCCCGTCCTTGTCGCAGCCGAATTTCGCTGTAATCGTCGCCGGGTGGCGCTTGGTGGAAGCCGCCATGCTCTCGGGTCGCGTATAGACGCAAGCCACCGGACGTTCCAGCAGCCAGGCGGCCAGCGCGATCAACGGCTGCACCGAAAGATCGAGCTTGCCGCCGAAGCCGCCGCCGCAGGCAGTCGGCACCACGCGGATCGCATCCAGCGGCATTTTCATCACGCCGGCAATCTCGTCACGGTCCATGTAGGGCGTCTGCGTCGTGGCATGCACCTCGATGCGGTTGCCGACGCGCCGCGCCCAGCCGGCTTCCGGCTCGATATAGGCATGCTCGACAAAGGCGGTCTGGAACACATCGCTGGCAACGGCTGCGCAAGACGCGAAGCCGGCGGCGATATCACCCTTGATCACGCCGCCCTGCAGCAGCAGGTTGCCGGGCTTTTCCGCCTGCACCAGTTTGGCGCCCGTGGCGCTGGCAACCTTCACGCCATGCAACGGTTCTTCCACGGCATAGGTCAGCGGCAGCTCGGCCTCGCGCACTGCTTCGACCGCCGCGCGGCTACCGACCAGCGCGATTACCGCCTCGCCGCGATAGCGCACCAGGCCATCGGCCAGCACCGGCTGGTCCTTGATATCGGGATAGATGCCATAGCCGTTGCGCGGCACATCGGCGGCGGTGAGCACGCGCACCAGGCCTGCGTATTTTTGCAGCAGCGGCGCGGTATCGCCGAGCTTGAAAGTGGCGCGGTGATGCGGGCTGCGGATGATGCGCAGCCAGAGCGCATCATCCGGAATCGAATCTGCGCCGTATTTCTCAGCGCCATCCACCTTAGCCTGGCCATCCACCTTGACGCTGCGGGCCCCCACGGCCTTGCCGGCCTCGGGTGCCACGGGCAGCGGCTGGTGCCGCGCGGCATCCAGCACGGCTTCGACGATCTTCTGGTAGCCGGTGCAGCGGCAGAGCACGCCGCCCAGCGCATCCTGCACGTCCTCGCGGCTGGGGCGGCCATTGCCGGCCAGCAGGTCTGTGGCGGCCAGCAGCATGCCGGGCGTGCAGATGCCGCATTGCGCGGCACCATGGCGCAGGAAGGATTGCTGCAGGCGGGAGAGTGCACCATGCGCCTTGAGGCCTTCCACCGTGATCACCAGCTTGCCTTCGGCCTGGGCTGCCGGCGTGAGGCAGGCGCAAACCTGCTTGCCATCCAGCATCACGGTGCAGGCGCCGCAATCGCCGGCATTGCAGCCGATCTTGGTGCCGGTGAGGCCGAAATCATCGCGCAGCACATCGGCCAGTCGCTTCACCGGCGAACCGGTATAGTCCTTGGCGGTTCCGTTCACGACCAGGCGCATTGCGTCACCCCTGCTGCTTGGCCAGCGCGGCAAGCGCGCGGCGGGTGATGGTGAGGGCCGCCTCGCGGCGATAGGCGGCGTCGGCGCGCAGATCGTCGATCGGGCTGAGTTGCTCGAAATATTTTGGCTTCGCCTTATGCGCCAGGCCGGCATTGATGCGGCGGCCGATCAGTTCGGCCTCCAGATAGGTGAGCCGCTGCGCCACCGCCGAGCAGGCACCGACCGCCACCGAGGCACCATGCACGATGCCGGCGGATTCCTCGATCACCACGCCGACCATGGCAATCGAGATCACCAGATATTTGCGCGCGCCGAGCTTCATGAAGATGCTGCGCGTCGGGTTCTTCGATTTCGGAATCAGGATCGCGGTGAGCAATTCGCCCGGTTCCAGCCGGGTCTGGCGGTTGCCGGCGATGAAATCGCCCAAGGCCAGTTCGCGCAGCCGGCCACGGCGCTGCAATTCCACCCGCGCCCGCATCGCCAGCAGCATCGGCACGCCATCGGCGGCCGGCGAGGCATTGCAGAGATTGCCGGCGATGGTGCCGGCATTCTGGATCTGGGTGCCGCCAATCTCGCGCGCTGCCTGGCGCAGGCCGTCGAATAGCGGCGGCAGGCTGGCCTCGGCAATGTCGCTCCAGGTGGTGGTGGCGCCGAGCCGCCAGTAGTCGGGCAATTCCTGGATGCCACGCAATTCGGGGATGGCGGTGATGTCGATGAGGTCGTCGTCCAGCGCACGGCCGACCCGGGCCGGGTAATAATCCGTGCCGCCGGCCAGAATCAGCGGCGCCTGGATCACCGACGACTGGCCAGCGGTGGCGCCAAGAAGCTCCAGCGCCTCGCTCAGGCTCGCAGGACGTGCATACGACGCCATTCCGATTGGGACCCCCACCCGCTCGTGAACCTCATTTGTGTACATATGATGCTGCCGTGTGATTTCAAAAAAAGCAACGTCAAAAAAGCGGCAGTTGTGGCTCAAAGCCTGGGCAGGTCGAAAACCGCGTGTCCGGCAATCAACACTATTAAAATGCATTAATTGGGTATTGCTTAAATCTTAGTGGACAATATGTTTGCCCCCGATGCGTACCCCAGATATTTGCGCTGGACGGTCGGGCTGGATAATTGTAAGTGTACATATGAATTTGGTCCCTGCCATTCCCTGCGCCTCTCCCGGATCGTGAAGCCAGAACCATGACTGCCTCTCCTGTTGCCGATACCGCTGCCCCCTCCACCCATCCGGCGCTCAAGCCGGGCGGCAATCTGCGCGAGGAGACGGTGACCTATGTGCATCACTGGACCGACACGCTCTTCACCTTCCGCACCACGCGCGAGCCGAGCTTCCGCTTCATCAACGGCCAGTTCGCGATGATCGGCCTGATCGTCGACAACAAGCCGCTGCTGCGCGCCTACAGCATGGTGAGTTCGAACCACGAGGACTTCCTCGAATTCTTTTCGATCAAGGTGCAGAACGGCCCGCTCACCTCGCGGCTGCAGCATCTCAAGGTCGGCGACCGCATCATCGTCAACCGCAAGCCGACCGGCACGCTGCTGCAGGACAATCTGGTGCCGGGCAAGCATCTCTACCTGCTCGCCACCGGCACTGGCCTGGCGCCGTTCATGAGCATCATCAAGGACCCGGAAGCCTACGAGCGCTATGACAAGGTGATCCTGGTGCATGGCACCCGCACCGTCGGCGAACTGGCTTACCAGGACTACATCACGCGCGAATTGCTGGAACACGAATTCCTCGGCGAAATGGCGCGCGATAAGCTGATCTACTATCCCACCGTGACCCGCGAAGCCTATCGCAACCAGGGCCGCGTCACCGATCTGATCAGCAGCGGCAAGCTGTTCCAGGATATCGGTCTGCCGCCCCTGGATATCGCACAGGACCGCGTCATGCTCTGCGGCAGCCCGGACATGCTGCGCGACATGCGCGCCTATCTCGATGAACGCAAATGGGAAGAAGGCTCCACCACCGGCGCCGGCCATTACGTGATCGAGAAGGCCTTCGTCGAGCAGTAAGGCTGCTGGCTTGCCATTGCCGTCACCCTCGCGCAGGCGAGGGTCCCATTTCGCATGAAAAATGGGATTCTCGCTTTCGCGAGAATGACGCGGCTTCTGATCCCGTCAGGTAATCCGCTTCAGCAGGGCGAGAAGCTGCTGCTGCTCGGCGGCGGAGAGCGGACCCAGCGTGATCTGTGTCACCTTGGGGCCGTTCTGCACCAGGCCTTCCACCAGGGCGCGGCCAGCCGGCGTCAGGCTGAGATAGCGGCGGCGCTTGTCGCTCTTGTCCGGCCGGTGCGCGATCAGCTTGCGCGTCGCCAGGCGGCGGATCACGCCCTGGATCGTCGCCGGGTCCATCGCCGTGAGGCGGCCAAGATGATTCTGCGACAACTCGCCGGCCTCATACAGCTTCACCAGCGCGGCATATTGCGTCGGCGTTACCTGGGCATCGCCGATGGTGCCGATGAAGATGGCAGTAGCGCGCTGGTGGGCGCGGCGGATCAGATGCCCCACCTGCTCTTCCAGCACATAGCCCGTCGGCACAGCAAGCGCAGCCTCGGTCGCCGCCGCGCCGTTCTGCGGCGTGGTGCGGGTCTCGGGTATCGCTGCGGTGGCCTTGCTTTTCGGCACGGTGCGGTTTCAATCCTCAGGAGCCATCAGATGGCGGCAGTCAGGCGGCGCGAGACTAGCGGCATTCAGCTACCGCCGCCAAGCCATTCGCACCAAGATTCGTGGGAATGCGGAAATTATACAATATACCAGCGTAATAAGCGGACTGCCGGCTTACAGCACCTGAGTCGATGCTTCCGCGCCGCGCTCCAGCAGCTTCAACGAGCCATCGCCGTTTTCGAACACGGTACAGGAGCAATGCGCCGGCTGGAACAGCACCAGGCGATCATCCTTGAGCGCCGCGCCCATGGCGGCATTGATCACCATGAAATGCGTGAAAATGACAATATCGCTGCGGCAAGAGAGCAGCGAGCCGACCACGCCCTGGCGCCAGGCACGCAGGATGCCGGGCTGATCGGCATAGCGCTGCGCCGCGATCCGCTTCAGCCATGGGCCACGCGCGGCCAGGCCCTGCATGGCGATTTCCGGCGGCGTCGGCACTTCCGACACGGCAGCGGAGATTTCGGCAACGCTGCCCCAGCGGTTGGCCAAAGGGGCTGCGGTTTCCTGCGCCCGCTGCAGCGGCGAACTCAGCACCGGCAACGGCCCCAGGGCTTCGAGCTTCAGCGCCAGATCGACGGCGCTTTCGCGGCCTTCATCGGAGAGGCCGGGGTCTTCGGCTTCGGCGAAATTCGCTGCCGCCTTGGCATGCCGCACGAGATAGAGCTTGGCCATCGCCGCTGATCCTAGAGCAGGTTGATGCGCATGTTTTCGCGCGCCACCAGCGCGCCGGACCACATCTGGCGCGCATCGGCTTCCAGACGCTCCATGAATGCATCTTCATGATCGGGATCGTGATGGAAGATCGCAAGCTGCTTCACCCGCGCCGCCAGGCAGAGTCGCACGCCTTCTTGCCAGGTGGAATGGCCCCAGCCGACATGGTTTTCGAATTCGCGGTCGGTATAGGTGCTGTCGTAAATCACCAAGTCGGCGCCTTCGATCAGCCCCAGGATATTCTGGTCCGGCTTGCCCGGCACATGCTCGGTATCGGTAACGTAGCACATCGACTTGCCGCCATATTCGACGCGGTAGCCGGTGGCACCATCGGGATGATTGAGCGGCGCGGTGCGCACACTGATGCCGTCACCGAGCGAGAAGCGGTCACCGGCACGGAAATCCTGGAACACAAATTCGGCGCCCATCTTCTCCAGCGGCACCGGGAAGAACGGCTCCGCCATCTGCGAGCGGAACACGCGTTCGATGCCGCCACGATCGGCGACATGGCCGGCGCGGACGACGAAGCGGCTGTTCTTGCGGAAGGCCGGCGAGAAAAACGGGAAGCCGTTGATATGGTCCCAATGGGTGTGCGAGAGCATCAAATCGGCACTGCTGTCGCCGCGGCGCAGCATCCAGTGGCCGAGATTGCGGATGCCGGTGCCGGCATCGAAGATCAGGATGCGGCCGCCGATCTTCACCTCAACGCAGGAGGTATTGCCGCCGAAGGCAATATGGCGCGGCGACGGCGTCGCGATGCTGCCGCGCACCCCCCAGAATTTCACCTTGAAGCCCATGCGTCTCCCCTCCGCTGGGTGTCCGGCTGATATCAGGCTGCCGGCAAAGCCATCTCCACCAGCCGCGCCCAGTAGCTGGCACCGATGGTAAGGGCTTCGTCGTTGAAATCATAATGCGGGTTGTGAATCATGCAGCTACCCTCGCCCGCGCCGTTGCCGATCCAGACATAGGAACCCGGCTTCTCGCGCAGCATCCAGGCGAAGTCTTCCGCACCCATGCTGGGCGCCAGGTTGCGTAACACATTGTCCTGGCCGACCACGGCAGCGGCGGCGCGTGCCGCCAGTTCGGTTTCATCGGCCGTGTTGATGGTGGGCGGATAGCGGCGCTGGTAATCCAGTTCGGCCACCGCGCCATGGGTGGCGGCGATGCCGGTGACGATCTGGCGCAAACGTGATTCGATCAGGTCCTGAACCTGCGGCGAGAAGGCGCGCGCGGTGCCCGAGAGCGTCGCCTCTTCCGGGATCACATTGGTGGTGTGGCCGGCATTGAACTGGCAGATGCTGACCACGGCCGGCTGCAGCGGATCGACATTGCGGCCGACGATATGCTGCACCGCCAGCACGATCTCGGCGCCGATCGCCACCGGATCGATGCCCTGGTGCGGGTAGGCGCCATGGGCGCCCTTGCCGCGGATCTTGATCCAGAACATGTCGGCGGAGGCCATCATCGGGCCGACGCGCACGGCAAACTTGCCGATGTCGTAGCCCGGCATATTGTGCATGCCAAATACGGACTCGCAGGGGAACAGGCGGAACAGACCATCGTCCACCATCACCTTGCCGCCGGCCAGATTCTCCTCCGCCGGCTGGAAGATGAAATGCACGATGCCGTCGAACTTGCGCGAATTGGCCAGATACTGCGCGGCGCCGAGCAGCATGGTGGTGTGGCCGTCATGGCCGCAGCCATGCATCTTGCCCTGATAGGTGGACTTGTGCGCGAAGTCGTTCAGTTCATGCAGGTCCAGCGCATCCATGTCGGCGCGCAAGCCGATGGCGCGGTTGCCGCTGCCGGCCTTCAGCGTGCCGACCACGCCGGTCTTGGCCAGGCCGCGATGCACCTCGATGCCGAAGCTCTTGAGCTTCTCGGCCACGATGTCGGCGGTGCGGTGTTCCTCGAAAGCAGTTTCGGGATGGGCATGCAGGTCGCGGCGCCAGGCCGTGAGGTCTTGCTTGCGGGCCACGATTTCATCAATCAACTGCATCTCGATCACCCTGCTGGCGCCTTGCTGGAGGCGCGGTAATTATTGCTTGTTTGCCGACACTAACCGATTGATTTTGCTGTTTCCAGGGCCTCCAACAGGGATTGACTCAAGGGCATCCGTGTGGTCTTGTCCGGGCCGCAGCAGGGCCGGTTTGCGCTTCGCCCGGCCCTCCCGCTCCCCTAAACACGCGGAAATCCATGGATTTTAATAGTCTAGGCTTAAGCGAGCCGGTGCAGAAGGCCGTTGCCGATGCGGGCTACGTGCAGCCGACCCCGATTCAGGCGCAGGCCATCCCGATCGTTTTGACCGGTCGCGACGTGCTCGGCACCGCCCAGACCGGCACTGGCAAGACCGCCGGCTTCACCCTGCCGCTGATCGACATCCTGGCCGGTGGCCGGGTCCGCGCCCGCATGCCGCGCGCGCTGATCCTGGAGCCGACCCGCGAGCTGGCCGACCAGGTGGCCAGCAGCTTCGCCACCTATGGCAAGTATTCCAACCTGTCGATGGCTTTGCTGATCGGCGGTGTGAACTA
Proteins encoded in this window:
- a CDS encoding UPF0280 family protein, yielding MTGPQAAWLQSGQGRRLHLQHGPIDLVIEAFGTADAEQAAYTNAWARFQTILDELVAELPLLRQPLGDAHPLLRGRVARRMAAACWPHRSMFITPMAAVAGSVAEEIIAVMAAAPGLRKAYVNNGGDIALLLEGNESFTAGVVGNVDQPHIDARAEIRASTPCRGIATSGWRGRSFSRGIADAVTVLARSASEADAAATVIANAVNAEHPAITRRVASDLQPDSDLGDLLVTENVSTLPIALVLEALSSGAAVAHDLKRKGLVQAAYLSLQGETHVVGGEAMLVDRAGGVA
- a CDS encoding 6-hydroxynicotinate reductase, which produces MNELATPKGSDLVRCDACPVLCRIRIGKTGACDRYANVEGVLTRVDPLVVTEQAASAGRNVVPFLAGSEAWDGQMMAPAPLPAFVTGIGAGTTYPDYKPAPFIVASEHQGVDMVTVVTEGIFSYCGLKVKIDTDRYLGPEQAAVRVNGEAIGHVTTMEYGSQMLSLGGVHHLTGGSKKEGTTTCDAMLKLANKQAVTVTIDGGSEVVLQAGHAPIVNGTPEQRMRVGCGSATIGIFAKQWHGHADEVIVVDDHITGVLTEHQAGRFLDMRPAGIRVRGRKSTPGRYFQVAEPGLGWGGTNVSDPLEIIESIDAKTAWPGMKLLMVSTTGEHSAWYVLDEQLKPQPAEMPAPITKVVERIAENCEPSLCTVLFMAGAGGSLRAGVTENPVRLTISVKDRLTRVTSGGAPVFVWPGGGITYMVDVLAMPDNSFGYVPTPALVAPIEFTMTREDYAALGGHMDHVVRLEDVLREPRLTRLNQGGTT
- a CDS encoding molybdopterin-dependent oxidoreductase, which gives rise to MRLVVNGTAKDYTGSPVKRLADVLRDDFGLTGTKIGCNAGDCGACTVMLDGKQVCACLTPAAQAEGKLVITVEGLKAHGALSRLQQSFLRHGAAQCGICTPGMLLAATDLLAGNGRPSREDVQDALGGVLCRCTGYQKIVEAVLDAARHQPLPVAPEAGKAVGARSVKVDGQAKVDGAEKYGADSIPDDALWLRIIRSPHHRATFKLGDTAPLLQKYAGLVRVLTAADVPRNGYGIYPDIKDQPVLADGLVRYRGEAVIALVGSRAAVEAVREAELPLTYAVEEPLHGVKVASATGAKLVQAEKPGNLLLQGGVIKGDIAAGFASCAAVASDVFQTAFVEHAYIEPEAGWARRVGNRIEVHATTQTPYMDRDEIAGVMKMPLDAIRVVPTACGGGFGGKLDLSVQPLIALAAWLLERPVACVYTRPESMAASTKRHPATITAKFGCDKDGVLVAVETKADFDTGAYASWGPTVANRVPVHATGPYHVPHVHNWGRAFFTNAPPSGAFRGFGVPQAAIAHEALLDDLAEKLGIDRLEIRRRNALRAGQATATGQVLEHSAGLPACLDALAPHWRAMQDEVQRFNARRKGLKRGVGIGCMWYGIGNTSMSNPSIMRVALRADGRFTLYNGALDVGQGSNTIMTQITADAVGAPMALFDLITGDTDRTADAGKTSASRQTFVSGKAAEYAGLDLRSQILRLVNAGEKAVFRFEGSKLLIEDGGTTHRVALDTLPRVAGEDVLLGEGRFDPPTTPLDANGQGIPYATYAFAAQIALVEVDPELGKVKVLRMVAAHDVGRAINPQQVEGQIHGGIAQGLGLALMEEYIPGRSENLHDYLIPTVGDMPQIEVLLIEDAEPLGPYGAKGVGEPGLVPTAPAILGAVRDAVGVRVTQVPLLPHRLRALTRQKEAAE
- a CDS encoding FAD binding domain-containing protein codes for the protein MASYARPASLSEALELLGATAGQSSVIQAPLILAGGTDYYPARVGRALDDDLIDITAIPELRGIQELPDYWRLGATTTWSDIAEASLPPLFDGLRQAAREIGGTQIQNAGTIAGNLCNASPAADGVPMLLAMRARVELQRRGRLRELALGDFIAGNRQTRLEPGELLTAILIPKSKNPTRSIFMKLGARKYLVISIAMVGVVIEESAGIVHGASVAVGACSAVAQRLTYLEAELIGRRINAGLAHKAKPKYFEQLSPIDDLRADAAYRREAALTITRRALAALAKQQG
- a CDS encoding ferredoxin--NADP reductase codes for the protein MTASPVADTAAPSTHPALKPGGNLREETVTYVHHWTDTLFTFRTTREPSFRFINGQFAMIGLIVDNKPLLRAYSMVSSNHEDFLEFFSIKVQNGPLTSRLQHLKVGDRIIVNRKPTGTLLQDNLVPGKHLYLLATGTGLAPFMSIIKDPEAYERYDKVILVHGTRTVGELAYQDYITRELLEHEFLGEMARDKLIYYPTVTREAYRNQGRVTDLISSGKLFQDIGLPPLDIAQDRVMLCGSPDMLRDMRAYLDERKWEEGSTTGAGHYVIEKAFVEQ
- a CDS encoding MarR family winged helix-turn-helix transcriptional regulator, which gives rise to MPKSKATAAIPETRTTPQNGAAATEAALAVPTGYVLEEQVGHLIRRAHQRATAIFIGTIGDAQVTPTQYAALVKLYEAGELSQNHLGRLTAMDPATIQGVIRRLATRKLIAHRPDKSDKRRRYLSLTPAGRALVEGLVQNGPKVTQITLGPLSAAEQQQLLALLKRIT
- a CDS encoding histidine phosphatase family protein encodes the protein MAKLYLVRHAKAAANFAEAEDPGLSDEGRESAVDLALKLEALGPLPVLSSPLQRAQETAAPLANRWGSVAEISAAVSEVPTPPEIAMQGLAARGPWLKRIAAQRYADQPGILRAWRQGVVGSLLSCRSDIVIFTHFMVINAAMGAALKDDRLVLFQPAHCSCTVFENGDGSLKLLERGAEASTQVL
- a CDS encoding MBL fold metallo-hydrolase — translated: MGFKVKFWGVRGSIATPSPRHIAFGGNTSCVEVKIGGRILIFDAGTGIRNLGHWMLRRGDSSADLMLSHTHWDHINGFPFFSPAFRKNSRFVVRAGHVADRGGIERVFRSQMAEPFFPVPLEKMGAEFVFQDFRAGDRFSLGDGISVRTAPLNHPDGATGYRVEYGGKSMCYVTDTEHVPGKPDQNILGLIEGADLVIYDSTYTDREFENHVGWGHSTWQEGVRLCLAARVKQLAIFHHDPDHEDAFMERLEADARQMWSGALVARENMRINLL
- a CDS encoding M20 aminoacylase family protein, translating into MQLIDEIVARKQDLTAWRRDLHAHPETAFEEHRTADIVAEKLKSFGIEVHRGLAKTGVVGTLKAGSGNRAIGLRADMDALDLHELNDFAHKSTYQGKMHGCGHDGHTTMLLGAAQYLANSRKFDGIVHFIFQPAEENLAGGKVMVDDGLFRLFPCESVFGMHNMPGYDIGKFAVRVGPMMASADMFWIKIRGKGAHGAYPHQGIDPVAIGAEIVLAVQHIVGRNVDPLQPAVVSICQFNAGHTTNVIPEEATLSGTARAFSPQVQDLIESRLRQIVTGIAATHGAVAELDYQRRYPPTINTADETELAARAAAAVVGQDNVLRNLAPSMGAEDFAWMLREKPGSYVWIGNGAGEGSCMIHNPHYDFNDEALTIGASYWARLVEMALPAA